Part of the Amycolatopsis sp. 195334CR genome is shown below.
GCGTCACGGTGACCCCGCGCAGCGGCTCACCGGAGCCCGCCGCGGTCACCATCCCGCCGACCTCGCCCGAACCGGCGAGCGTGAGGTCCAGCTTGGCCGGGCCGTCCCCGACGACCACGCTCGACGCCTGCGGCTCGTGCCCGGCGGCCGAGACGATCAGCACGTAGGTGCCCGGTCCCGGGGTGACGATGGTGTACTCGCCGTCGCCACCGCCGGTGGCGCGCGAGACCTGGCGGCCGCTCTGGTCGATCAGCGTCAGCGCGGCCCGGACCACCGGGCTGCCGTCCTGCCGCCGGACGTATCCGGTGATCGGCTGCCCGACGTCGAGGTGACCGCTGACCGCGGCGGTGGTGATCGGCTGGGTCATGCCCTGCATCCTCGCGTGTCCGTTCTCCTCCGGCCGGGCGTGCGCGCCCACCAGTTCGGGCTCGCGCAGCGCCTGGTCGACCTCGTCCCAGGTGTCGGTCTTGGTGGACGACACCGCGGTCGCCTTCTTCTCCGGCTCCTCCTCCATCAGCGCCTCGCCGCCTTCCAGCACCGAAGCCGCGGCCGAGGGCGCGCCACCGGCCAGCGGGATCTCCCGCATGAACAGCAGCACGACGAAGGCCACCAGGGTCACCGCCGCCGCGCACCAGAACACCGTGGTGATCGACTCGGTGAACCCGGTCAGCACCGGGATCTTCAGCGCGTCCGGCAGGTTCGCGATGCCGGAGGTGTCGGCCTGGAAGTTGCCCAGCTGCGCCCCGGCTTCCGGCGGCAGCGCGCCGCCGAAGGCCTTGGCGATGTTGTCGGCCAGGGTGTTGAACAGGATGGTCAGGAACACCGCGACCCCCGCGGTGCCACCGATCTGGCGGAAGAAGGTGGCGGTCGCGGTGGACACGCCCATGTCGCTGCGCGGTCCGGCGTTCTGCACCGCGATCACCAGCGTCTGCATGCAGCTACCGAGGCCGAGGCCGATGATGCCGGCCGCGACCAGCGGGTGCCACAGCGCGCTGTCGTACTCGACCTGCGCGAAGAACACCGAGCCGGCGGTGATGATCAGCGTGCCGATCACCGGGAAGATCTTGTACCGGCCGGTGCGGCTGGTGATCTGCCCGGAGATCACCGAGGCGGCCATGATGCCGACCATCAGCGGCAACATCAGCAGCCCGGACTCGGTCGGCGAGTAGCCCTGCACCACCTGCATGTACTGCGGGATCATCATGATCGCGCCGAACATGCCGATGCCGACGATGAAGCTGCCCGCGATGGCCACCGAGAAGGTGCCGTTGCGGAACAGGCGCAGCGGGATCAGCGCCTCGTCCTTCATCAGCCGTTCCACGAACAGGAACAGCAGGATGCCCACGCCGCCGATGACGTAGCAGGCGATCGCCTCGGTGGAGCCCCAGCCCCACTTGTTGCCCTGCTCGGCGATGATCAGCAGCGGCACCACGGCCACCACCAGCGCCAGCCCGCCCCACCAGTCGATCCGGTGGTCGTGGCGCTCGTGCGGCACGTTGAGCACCTTGGCCACCACCAGGAAGGCGGCCAGGCCGATCGGCACGTTGATCAGGAACACCCAGCGCCAGCCGGTGATGCCGGCGATCGAGTCGATGTCGGCGAAGAAGCCGCCGAGCACCGGGCCGAGCACCGTGGACACACCGAACACGGCGAGGA
Proteins encoded:
- a CDS encoding MFS transporter, which translates into the protein MTRAANPVQPPQHAAKEPERLSHRQIVTILIGLMSGMFLAALDQTIVGTSIVRIANDLHGFDLQAWITTAYLITSTIVTPIYGKLSDIYGRRPFYLAAISIFVIGSVAATFADSMYQLAAFRAIQGLGAGGLMSLAMTIIGDIVPPRERARYQGFFLAVFGVSTVLGPVLGGFFADIDSIAGITGWRWVFLINVPIGLAAFLVVAKVLNVPHERHDHRIDWWGGLALVVAVVPLLIIAEQGNKWGWGSTEAIACYVIGGVGILLFLFVERLMKDEALIPLRLFRNGTFSVAIAGSFIVGIGMFGAIMMIPQYMQVVQGYSPTESGLLMLPLMVGIMAASVISGQITSRTGRYKIFPVIGTLIITAGSVFFAQVEYDSALWHPLVAAGIIGLGLGSCMQTLVIAVQNAGPRSDMGVSTATATFFRQIGGTAGVAVFLTILFNTLADNIAKAFGGALPPEAGAQLGNFQADTSGIANLPDALKIPVLTGFTESITTVFWCAAAVTLVAFVVLLFMREIPLAGGAPSAAASVLEGGEALMEEEPEKKATAVSSTKTDTWDEVDQALREPELVGAHARPEENGHARMQGMTQPITTAAVSGHLDVGQPITGYVRRQDGSPVVRAALTLIDQSGRQVSRATGGGDGEYTIVTPGPGTYVLIVSAAGHEPQASSVVVGDGPAKLDLTLAGSGEVGGMVTAAGSGEPLRGVTVTLTDERGEVAGASATDEEGRYAFHGIGAGNYTLVASGEHLRPLAVTLAVPDCGVLRHDVKLSGAVVLSGTALNEADQPVPDARITVLDDQGNVAAVSRTNDSGNYVISDLPEGAYTVVASGYPPATSRVELAGGGDSTHDVRLGYDQVIDELTNGRA